The proteins below come from a single Cylindrospermopsis raciborskii Cr2010 genomic window:
- the nblR gene encoding response regulator transcription factor NblR has product MTPSHGSRVLVIEPDETLASQLGFDLQEAGYEAIIATDANSGLHKCRDLQPALIVVDRMLPGESGLSFCKNLRATGNTKPVLILMARDAMDDRVACLEAGADDYILKPYRSEEFSKLIRLYLKPDVESSEQLRFVDLALDIGTRRAIYNNKAIDLTMKEFELLKFFMEHPREVLTREQILENVWGYDFVGESNVIEVYIRYLRLKIEENGQKRLIQTVRGVGYVLRES; this is encoded by the coding sequence ATGACGCCTTCTCATGGCTCCCGTGTTCTGGTGATTGAACCTGATGAAACTCTAGCTAGTCAATTGGGCTTTGATCTTCAAGAGGCTGGATATGAGGCTATTATAGCTACTGATGCTAATAGCGGTTTGCATAAATGTCGAGATTTACAACCGGCTTTAATAGTTGTAGACAGAATGTTGCCAGGAGAGTCTGGATTATCTTTTTGTAAGAACCTCCGTGCCACTGGCAATACTAAGCCAGTTCTGATATTAATGGCCAGAGATGCGATGGATGACCGTGTTGCTTGCCTAGAAGCGGGTGCAGATGATTATATTCTTAAGCCTTACCGTTCCGAGGAATTTTCCAAGCTCATTCGTCTATATCTAAAACCAGATGTTGAAAGTAGTGAACAGTTACGCTTTGTAGATCTAGCCTTAGATATTGGTACTCGTCGCGCTATCTATAACAATAAAGCCATTGATTTAACAATGAAGGAATTTGAACTATTAAAGTTCTTTATGGAACATCCCCGGGAAGTTTTAACCCGGGAACAAATTTTGGAAAATGTTTGGGGTTATGACTTTGTCGGTGAGTCAAATGTGATTGAAGTATACATTCGCTACTTACGATTGAAAATCGAAGAAAATGGACAAAAGCGTTTGATTCAAACAGTGCGAGGTGTGGGATATGTATTAAGGGAGTCCTAG
- a CDS encoding SDR family oxidoreductase translates to MTLLVVGATGTLGRQVVRRAVDEGYKVRCLVRSLKKAAFLKEWGAELVKGDLCYPETLVGALEGVTQVIDASTSRATDSLTIKQVDWEGKVALVQAAKSAGIERFIFFSILDAEKYPNVPLMEIKRCTELFIVESGLNYTILRLAGFMQGLIGQYGIPILENQPVWVTGESSPVAYMDTQDIAKFAIRALTVPDTEKQTFPLVGTRAWSAEEIIDICERLSGKDAKITRMPLGLLRGVQGLLRFFQWGWNVADRLAFSEVLASGKPLNASMDEVYTAFGLDKQQITTVEVYLQEYFSRIMKKLKELDYQKAKEKKKDKKTPFKQSTKVNSQ, encoded by the coding sequence ATGACATTACTAGTTGTTGGTGCTACTGGCACTCTTGGCAGACAAGTTGTTCGTCGTGCTGTAGATGAGGGTTACAAAGTCCGCTGTTTAGTAAGAAGTCTGAAAAAAGCAGCATTTCTGAAAGAGTGGGGCGCCGAACTGGTGAAAGGGGACTTGTGTTATCCAGAAACCTTAGTGGGTGCTTTAGAAGGCGTAACGCAGGTAATAGACGCTTCCACTTCTCGTGCCACAGATTCATTAACTATTAAACAAGTGGACTGGGAAGGTAAAGTAGCATTAGTTCAAGCTGCTAAGTCTGCTGGTATAGAGCGGTTTATTTTCTTCTCAATTTTGGATGCTGAAAAATATCCTAATGTCCCCTTGATGGAAATTAAGCGCTGTACAGAGTTGTTCATAGTTGAATCTGGCTTAAACTATACAATTTTAAGACTAGCTGGTTTTATGCAAGGGTTGATTGGTCAATATGGCATTCCTATTTTGGAAAATCAGCCAGTGTGGGTAACTGGTGAGTCCTCACCGGTAGCTTATATGGATACCCAAGATATTGCTAAGTTTGCAATTCGGGCTCTGACTGTACCAGACACTGAGAAACAAACCTTTCCTCTAGTTGGGACTCGTGCTTGGAGTGCAGAAGAAATAATTGATATTTGTGAGCGCCTGTCAGGAAAAGATGCCAAAATCACACGAATGCCCTTAGGACTGCTACGGGGTGTTCAGGGTCTGCTACGATTTTTTCAGTGGGGGTGGAATGTGGCTGATAGACTGGCCTTTTCAGAAGTTCTAGCCAGTGGTAAACCTCTCAATGCTTCTATGGACGAAGTATACACAGCATTTGGACTAGATAAACAACAAATTACTACTGTAGAAGTTTACTTACAGGAGTATTTTAGTAGGATTATGAAAAAGCTAAAAGAGTTAGACTACCAAAAAGCAAAAGAGAAGAAAAAAGACAAAAAAACCCCTTTCAAGCAGTCTACAAAAGTTAATAGTCAATAA
- a CDS encoding ABC transporter ATP-binding protein — MYHRNCLEVQNLRVEFSGDGAQVQAIDGISFDVLQGQTLGIVGESGSGKSVTALAIMGLLPYPGQVTGGQILFRNQKNAQPLDLLALPSREIQLYRGGDMAMIFQEPMTSLNPVYNIGFQLTEAIERHQNVTLAEAKRIAIARLQEVKLLPKDENIKQQYLENWHQTHPKKPLPSDYQLAQLVKEYKMAMLERYPHELSGGQLQRVMIAMAICCNPSLLIADEPTTALDVTVQATIMELMRELQKSRNMAMIFISHDLGLVAEIADQVAVMYKGKIVECGLASQIFTHPQHPYTKGLVACRPTLNQRPQKLLTVSDYMIVQRYPNGELIIKSKEPNIPRQITPAEIETRIDDLTRKSPLLQIHNLKVGFPVRGLLGGNKRYNIAVNGVSFDVYPGETLGLVGESGCGKTTLGRTLIRLIQPMAGKIIFEGQNITNFAGTQLQTLRKQMQIIFQNPFSSLDPRIKIGEAIMEPLLIHSLGKTKQQRQDIVVQLLERVGLSANDMNRYPHQFSGGQRQRICIARSLALNPKFIICDESVSALDVSVQAQVLNLLKELQQEFQLTYIFISHDLSVVKFMSDRILVMNEGKIVEVGTSESIYRQPREEYTKKLIAAIPQGNINY, encoded by the coding sequence ATGTACCATAGGAATTGTCTGGAAGTTCAGAATTTGCGAGTAGAATTTTCCGGGGATGGTGCTCAGGTACAAGCTATCGATGGCATTAGTTTTGATGTACTCCAAGGTCAAACCCTGGGAATAGTTGGTGAGTCCGGTAGTGGTAAATCAGTCACAGCTCTGGCAATTATGGGTTTATTACCATACCCCGGTCAGGTAACTGGAGGACAAATTTTATTCCGCAATCAAAAAAATGCCCAACCCCTAGATTTATTAGCTCTACCCTCACGGGAAATCCAGCTTTACCGTGGTGGGGATATGGCAATGATTTTTCAAGAACCAATGACTTCCCTCAATCCGGTTTATAACATTGGTTTTCAGTTAACAGAAGCAATTGAGCGCCATCAAAATGTCACCCTAGCTGAAGCTAAAAGAATTGCGATCGCCCGATTACAGGAAGTAAAGCTATTACCCAAGGATGAAAACATTAAACAGCAGTATTTAGAAAACTGGCATCAAACCCATCCCAAAAAGCCACTACCCAGTGATTATCAATTAGCACAACTAGTGAAAGAATATAAAATGGCCATGCTAGAACGCTACCCCCATGAGTTGTCAGGGGGTCAGTTGCAAAGGGTCATGATTGCCATGGCAATTTGTTGTAATCCATCTTTGTTAATTGCTGATGAACCAACAACTGCTTTGGATGTAACAGTCCAAGCGACAATTATGGAACTGATGAGAGAACTCCAAAAAAGTCGTAATATGGCTATGATTTTCATCAGTCATGATTTAGGACTAGTTGCTGAAATTGCCGATCAAGTAGCAGTGATGTATAAAGGTAAAATTGTCGAATGTGGTTTGGCATCACAAATTTTCACCCATCCCCAGCACCCATACACTAAAGGTTTAGTAGCTTGTCGTCCCACTCTTAACCAGCGACCACAAAAATTGCTGACGGTTTCTGACTACATGATAGTACAAAGATATCCCAATGGAGAGCTGATTATTAAGTCAAAAGAACCGAATATCCCTCGACAAATTACCCCAGCAGAAATTGAAACACGAATAGATGATTTAACCAGAAAATCCCCACTTTTGCAAATTCACAACCTCAAGGTGGGCTTTCCTGTTCGCGGTTTGTTGGGCGGTAACAAACGATATAATATAGCTGTCAATGGTGTTTCCTTTGATGTCTATCCAGGAGAAACTTTAGGTTTAGTGGGAGAATCGGGTTGCGGTAAAACTACTTTGGGTAGAACCTTGATCAGATTAATTCAACCCATGGCGGGAAAAATTATATTTGAAGGACAAAACATCACTAATTTTGCAGGAACTCAATTACAGACTCTGAGAAAACAGATGCAAATAATTTTTCAAAACCCTTTTAGTTCCCTCGACCCAAGAATAAAAATTGGTGAAGCAATTATGGAACCATTGTTAATTCATTCCCTAGGGAAAACCAAACAACAGCGTCAGGACATAGTTGTCCAACTTTTAGAGCGAGTGGGATTAAGTGCAAATGATATGAATCGCTATCCCCATCAATTCTCTGGTGGTCAACGTCAGCGTATTTGTATAGCCCGTTCTTTGGCACTAAATCCTAAATTTATTATTTGCGATGAGTCGGTTTCCGCTCTCGATGTCTCCGTTCAAGCTCAGGTCTTAAATCTCTTGAAGGAATTACAACAGGAATTTCAATTAACTTATATTTTCATTTCCCATGATTTAAGTGTGGTTAAATTTATGAGCGATCGCATTTTGGTCATGAATGAAGGTAAAATTGTGGAGGTTGGTACGTCTGAGAGTATTTATCGTCAACCTAGGGAAGAATACACAAAAAAACTAATAGCCGCCATTCCCCAAGGAAATATTAACTACTAG
- a CDS encoding peroxiredoxin, translating to MALSVGTKAPAFTTKDTNGNTVSLSDFAGKTVVLYFYPKDDTPGCTKQACSFRDAQSDYQGKDIVVLGVSADDVTSHQAFTTKYKLNFPLLADTDKSLIKAYDVDGGGYAKRVTYIIDPNGKIAHVDTTVNTSTHASDVLAAIGL from the coding sequence ATGGCATTATCAGTTGGTACAAAAGCACCTGCATTTACCACCAAAGATACAAACGGCAACACAGTGTCACTATCTGATTTTGCCGGTAAAACCGTAGTTCTATATTTTTATCCCAAAGATGACACTCCTGGATGCACCAAACAAGCTTGCAGTTTTCGGGATGCTCAAAGTGACTACCAAGGGAAAGATATAGTAGTTCTAGGAGTAAGTGCTGATGATGTGACTTCCCATCAAGCATTCACCACAAAATATAAGCTCAATTTTCCCCTGTTAGCTGATACTGATAAATCTTTAATAAAAGCTTACGATGTAGATGGTGGCGGTTATGCTAAACGCGTTACTTACATCATAGATCCAAATGGCAAGATTGCTCATGTTGACACCACAGTTAATACTTCCACTCATGCTAGTGATGTTTTAGCAGCCATTGGTCTCTAA
- a CDS encoding NAD(+) kinase yields MPKAGIIYNDVKPIAGRVAIELKDQLTAAGWDVCMTASIGGILGYSNPDSPVCHTPISGLTPPGFDSDMRFAVVLGGDGTVLAASRQVAPSGVPLLTVNTGHMGFLTETYLNQLPTAMEQVMEGHYEIEDRAMLNVQVWRGDSVLWEALCLNEMVLHREPLTSMCHFEIEIGRHAAVDIAADGVIVSTPTGSTAYSLSAGGPVIAPGVPVLQLVPICPHSLASRALVFPDHEPVNIYPVNIPRLVMVVDGNGGCFVLSEDRVYLRRSEYKARFIRLQPPEFFRILREKLGWGLPHIAKPSSVELP; encoded by the coding sequence GTGCCAAAAGCAGGCATTATCTACAATGACGTAAAACCGATAGCGGGTCGAGTCGCTATCGAACTCAAAGACCAGCTGACCGCCGCTGGTTGGGATGTGTGTATGACAGCAAGTATTGGTGGTATATTGGGCTACTCCAACCCTGATAGTCCCGTATGCCACACTCCCATATCAGGTCTTACACCTCCCGGATTTGACTCAGATATGCGGTTTGCAGTGGTATTAGGTGGAGACGGGACAGTTTTAGCAGCTTCCCGTCAAGTTGCTCCCTCCGGTGTACCATTGTTAACTGTAAACACAGGTCACATGGGATTTTTGACGGAGACCTATCTGAATCAGCTGCCCACAGCTATGGAGCAGGTGATGGAGGGTCACTATGAAATCGAAGACCGAGCCATGCTGAATGTTCAAGTCTGGAGGGGAGACTCAGTTCTGTGGGAAGCGCTTTGTTTAAATGAAATGGTATTGCATCGAGAACCACTAACCTCGATGTGCCATTTTGAAATTGAAATAGGTCGTCATGCAGCTGTGGATATTGCCGCAGATGGTGTAATTGTTTCTACTCCTACAGGTTCAACAGCCTACTCTTTAAGCGCTGGCGGTCCGGTGATTGCCCCGGGCGTGCCCGTACTGCAGTTGGTTCCTATTTGTCCCCATTCTCTAGCTTCAAGAGCTTTAGTGTTTCCCGATCATGAACCAGTAAATATTTACCCGGTTAACATCCCTCGATTGGTGATGGTCGTTGATGGTAATGGTGGGTGTTTTGTCTTGTCCGAGGATCGGGTATATTTACGCCGCTCGGAATACAAGGCTAGGTTTATACGCTTACAACCACCAGAGTTTTTCCGAATTTTACGGGAGAAATTGGGTTGGGGACTACCCCATATTGCTAAACCAAGTTCGGTGGAGTTGCCATAA
- a CDS encoding trypsin-like peptidase domain-containing protein, translating to MWIIYRSNNGSGVIIAREGNTYTVLTSAHVVCKIPQKISSSKNNKNTCTKENYTVIAASGREYPLDNSSIKLGEGVDLATVKFNSGENHPVATFEISPEFASAYYERRFSCELGDENGAGFDFQRASDLQVSRPRILPKD from the coding sequence ATGTGGATTATCTATCGTAGCAATAATGGGTCTGGAGTAATAATTGCCCGGGAGGGAAATACTTACACTGTTCTAACCAGCGCTCATGTAGTTTGCAAAATACCGCAAAAGATTAGTAGTAGCAAGAATAACAAAAACACGTGTACAAAAGAGAATTATACAGTAATTGCCGCTAGTGGACGGGAATATCCCTTAGACAATAGCAGTATAAAATTAGGAGAAGGGGTAGATTTAGCCACAGTAAAATTTAATAGTGGGGAAAACCATCCAGTTGCAACATTTGAGATTTCCCCTGAATTTGCCTCAGCATACTATGAGCGGCGATTTTCTTGTGAATTGGGAGATGAAAATGGAGCTGGTTTTGACTTTCAAAGGGCCTCTGATTTACAAGTTTCACGTCCCAGAATCCTTCCTAAGGATTGA